From Halobacterium sp. R2-5, the proteins below share one genomic window:
- a CDS encoding YbhB/YbcL family Raf kinase inhibitor-like protein, whose protein sequence is MSLRLSSPAFADGERIPERYGHGVENVNPPLRIEGVPEDAETLALVVDDPGALDPAGKVWDHWTAWNVPASVEEIPEDWDATTDGASEGTNDFGERGYGGPAPPDREHTYRFRLFALDADLDLPESAGREDVEDAVDGHVLDEALLEGTYAP, encoded by the coding sequence GTGAGCCTCCGGCTGTCGAGTCCGGCGTTCGCGGACGGCGAGCGGATTCCCGAGCGGTACGGTCACGGCGTCGAGAACGTGAACCCGCCGCTGCGCATCGAGGGCGTCCCCGAGGACGCGGAGACGCTCGCGCTCGTGGTGGACGACCCGGGCGCCCTCGACCCGGCGGGGAAGGTCTGGGACCACTGGACGGCGTGGAACGTCCCGGCGAGCGTCGAGGAGATACCCGAGGACTGGGACGCGACCACCGACGGCGCCAGCGAGGGGACGAACGACTTCGGGGAGCGCGGGTACGGCGGGCCGGCGCCGCCGGACCGCGAGCACACGTACCGTTTCAGGCTGTTCGCGCTCGACGCGGACCTCGACCTCCCCGAGTCCGCGGGCCGCGAGGACGTCGAGGACGCCGTCGACGGCCACGTCCTCGACGAGGCGCTGCTCGAAGGGACGTACGCACCGTAG
- a CDS encoding carbohydrate kinase family protein — protein sequence MDLAARLADAPSPTVTLLPDGSVDRRFGVLDREHAPESRAAFVERLSSGQRSFVTEHRGVEPGGQAVNAAMQAHALDADATLYGHLDHDVFGVLDVEAHSMGAPASVNVYEFEDAAMMLTTESTDIRTWSYDDLAAAGGATALDADAVVWTNWASLPNATSALRRAADGPGDGGVFVLDPGGVAVRTPDDRTTFLDVLGDLADRYEVALSVNDDELASLAAAAGIEGSVPEAARELRERAGIAAVVMHGEERAVAATRGDALSVPNFGVDAVSRFTGGGDRFSAALGFARACEWPWRPALRFANACASHYVATGLTGDRAAVAEYAAEAVPETDGSRND from the coding sequence ATGGACCTGGCAGCGCGGCTCGCGGACGCGCCCTCGCCGACGGTGACGCTGCTGCCGGACGGCAGCGTCGACCGCCGATTCGGCGTGCTCGACCGCGAGCACGCCCCGGAGAGCCGCGCGGCGTTCGTCGAGCGGTTGTCGAGCGGCCAGCGCTCGTTCGTCACGGAACACCGCGGTGTCGAGCCCGGCGGCCAGGCGGTGAACGCGGCGATGCAGGCGCACGCCCTCGACGCCGACGCCACGCTCTACGGCCACCTCGACCACGACGTGTTCGGCGTGCTCGACGTCGAAGCGCACTCGATGGGCGCGCCCGCGTCCGTGAACGTCTACGAGTTCGAGGACGCCGCGATGATGCTGACGACGGAGTCGACGGACATCCGCACGTGGTCGTACGACGACCTCGCCGCGGCCGGCGGCGCGACGGCGTTGGACGCCGACGCCGTCGTCTGGACGAACTGGGCGTCGCTCCCGAACGCCACCAGCGCGCTCCGCCGTGCGGCCGACGGACCGGGCGACGGCGGCGTGTTCGTTCTCGACCCCGGTGGCGTGGCGGTCCGGACGCCCGACGACCGGACGACCTTCTTGGACGTACTCGGCGACCTCGCGGACCGCTACGAGGTCGCGTTGAGCGTGAACGACGACGAGCTCGCGTCGCTGGCGGCCGCGGCGGGCATCGAAGGAAGCGTCCCGGAGGCGGCGCGCGAGCTCCGGGAGCGCGCGGGGATCGCCGCGGTCGTGATGCACGGCGAAGAGCGTGCGGTCGCCGCGACCCGCGGAGACGCGCTCTCGGTCCCGAACTTCGGGGTGGACGCGGTGAGCCGGTTCACGGGGGGCGGCGACCGGTTCTCCGCGGCGCTCGGGTTCGCGCGGGCCTGCGAGTGGCCGTGGCGGCCGGCGCTCCGGTTCGCGAACGCGTGCGCGTCCCACTACGTCGCGACGGGGCTGACCGGCGATCGCGCGGCCGTCGCGGAGTACGCCGCGGAGGCAGTCCCGGAGACTGACGGAAGCCGCAACGATTAA
- a CDS encoding ribonuclease H-like domain-containing protein, translated as MRAENSFIPAPGVGETTERRLWQHGVTHWDDFNASAPGVGETTAANVHSFIEDARAALDAGDTRFFAEAFPNNALWRLYENVAGDVAFFDIETTGLDKRGSDVTTVSVHHGGSTETLVRGDDLTSENLADLLDASLVVSFNGKRFDQPFLEHNYDLTVDTPHLDLMYLCRRLDLTGGLKQVEKDLGVDRGGMDVDGREAVRLWHRYEDGDEAALDRLVEYNRYDAQNLQTLLDTVAGRLHEEVFEPHA; from the coding sequence ATGCGCGCCGAGAACTCGTTCATCCCCGCCCCCGGCGTCGGCGAGACCACGGAGCGCCGGCTCTGGCAGCACGGCGTCACCCACTGGGACGACTTCAACGCCAGCGCCCCGGGCGTCGGCGAGACGACCGCAGCGAACGTCCACTCGTTCATCGAGGACGCCCGCGCGGCGCTCGACGCCGGCGACACCCGCTTCTTCGCGGAGGCGTTCCCGAACAACGCGCTCTGGCGGCTCTACGAGAACGTCGCCGGCGACGTCGCGTTCTTCGACATCGAGACCACCGGCCTCGACAAGCGCGGAAGCGACGTGACGACGGTGAGCGTCCACCACGGCGGCAGCACGGAGACGCTCGTGCGCGGCGACGACCTCACGAGCGAGAACCTCGCGGACCTCCTGGACGCCTCGCTGGTCGTCTCGTTCAACGGGAAGCGCTTCGACCAGCCGTTCCTCGAACACAACTACGACCTCACCGTCGACACACCGCACCTCGACCTGATGTACCTCTGCCGGCGGCTCGACCTCACGGGCGGCCTGAAGCAGGTCGAGAAGGACCTCGGCGTGGACCGCGGCGGCATGGACGTCGACGGCCGCGAGGCGGTGCGGCTCTGGCACCGCTACGAGGACGGCGACGAGGCCGCCCTCGACAGGCTCGTCGAGTACAACCGCTACGACGCGCAGAACCTCCAGACGCTACTCGACACGGTCGCGGGCCGGCTCCACGAAGAAGTCTTCGAGCCGCACGCCTGA
- a CDS encoding Glu/Leu/Phe/Val dehydrogenase — translation MTETGPLDNMLAQMEQAREYVDIDDGIFERLKYPERTLSVSLPVRMDDGSVEVFDAYRCQFDGARGPFKGGIRFHPTVSEEEVQALAGWMTWKTALVDLPFGGAKGGIICQPKELSQSEIEQLTRRYTEGIRRIIGPDTDIPAPDVNTNPRTMAWIMDTYSVYQGYAVPEIVTGKPLEVGGTAGRVEATGRGVTIITEETFEYLGTDVAQADVAIQGFGNVGSVTARLLHERGANVVAVSDVTGAVYDPSGLDVPDVSAYVENNDGRLEGYPDAEFITNDDLLTLDVDALIPAAIEDVITVDVADRLEADVVVEAANGPTTFDAAAVLRDRDVPVVPDILANAGGVIVSYLEWVQNSQQYSWELEEVNRDLEARLTEAFDEMLAAYEGKDIPDLRTAAYTIALERTADAHEYRGLFP, via the coding sequence ATGACCGAGACCGGTCCCCTCGACAACATGCTCGCGCAGATGGAGCAGGCCCGGGAGTACGTCGACATCGACGACGGCATCTTCGAGCGCCTGAAGTACCCCGAGCGGACGCTCTCCGTGAGCCTCCCCGTGCGGATGGACGACGGCTCCGTGGAGGTATTCGACGCGTACCGCTGCCAGTTCGACGGCGCGCGCGGCCCGTTCAAGGGCGGCATCCGCTTCCACCCGACGGTCTCCGAGGAGGAGGTGCAGGCGCTGGCGGGCTGGATGACGTGGAAGACGGCGCTGGTCGACCTGCCGTTCGGCGGCGCGAAGGGCGGCATCATCTGCCAGCCGAAGGAGCTCTCGCAGTCCGAAATCGAGCAGCTCACGCGCCGCTACACGGAGGGCATCCGGCGCATCATCGGCCCGGACACGGACATCCCGGCGCCGGACGTGAACACGAACCCGCGCACGATGGCGTGGATCATGGACACCTACTCCGTCTACCAGGGCTACGCCGTCCCCGAGATCGTCACGGGGAAGCCGCTGGAAGTCGGCGGCACCGCGGGCCGCGTCGAGGCGACCGGTCGCGGCGTCACCATCATCACCGAGGAGACGTTCGAGTACCTCGGGACCGACGTCGCGCAGGCGGACGTCGCGATTCAGGGGTTCGGGAACGTCGGCAGCGTCACCGCGCGGCTGCTCCACGAACGCGGCGCGAACGTGGTCGCCGTCTCGGACGTCACGGGCGCCGTCTACGACCCGAGCGGCCTCGACGTCCCCGACGTCAGCGCCTACGTCGAGAACAACGACGGCCGTCTGGAGGGCTACCCGGACGCCGAGTTCATCACCAACGACGACCTCCTGACGCTGGACGTGGACGCGCTCATCCCGGCGGCCATCGAGGACGTCATCACCGTCGACGTCGCCGACCGTCTGGAAGCCGACGTGGTCGTAGAGGCCGCGAACGGTCCGACGACGTTCGACGCGGCCGCGGTCCTGCGCGACCGCGACGTGCCCGTGGTGCCGGACATTCTCGCGAACGCGGGCGGCGTCATCGTCTCCTACCTCGAGTGGGTGCAGAACAGCCAGCAGTACTCCTGGGAGCTCGAGGAGGTCAACCGCGACCTCGAAGCGCGCCTGACCGAGGCGTTCGACGAGATGCTCGCGGCCTACGAGGGGAAGGACATCCCGGACCTGCGGACGGCGGCGTACACCATCGCGCTCGAACGCACCGCGGACGCCCACGAGTACCGCGGCCTGTTCCCCTGA
- a CDS encoding phosphoglycolate phosphatase — MVAPLAVDIDGTLSRPDRSIDSRVLDVLREWDAPVVVATGKALPYPVALCQFVGVPERVIAENGGVAYVDDELFYLGDRDAAAAVREAFADEGFDLGWGDADLVNRWRETELAVNREQPLDVLTALADEYGLSVVDTGFAYHVKAAEPSKGAALAVVAEELGYEPGDFAAVGDSENDVELFEAAGESYAVANADDAAKAAADAVLDASNADGFLEATRRIRGE; from the coding sequence ATGGTCGCGCCGCTGGCCGTCGACATCGACGGCACGCTGAGTCGCCCGGACCGCTCCATCGACAGCCGCGTGCTGGACGTCCTCCGGGAGTGGGACGCGCCGGTCGTCGTCGCCACCGGGAAGGCGCTGCCGTACCCGGTCGCGCTCTGCCAGTTCGTCGGCGTTCCGGAGCGCGTCATCGCGGAGAACGGCGGCGTCGCGTACGTCGACGACGAGCTGTTCTACCTCGGCGACAGGGACGCCGCGGCGGCCGTCCGGGAGGCGTTCGCGGACGAGGGCTTCGACCTCGGGTGGGGTGACGCGGACCTCGTGAACCGCTGGCGGGAGACCGAGCTCGCGGTCAACCGCGAACAGCCCCTGGACGTGCTCACCGCCCTCGCCGACGAGTACGGCCTGAGCGTCGTCGACACCGGATTCGCGTACCACGTGAAGGCCGCCGAACCGAGCAAGGGCGCGGCGCTGGCCGTGGTCGCGGAAGAGCTCGGCTACGAACCGGGGGACTTCGCGGCGGTCGGTGACTCCGAGAACGACGTGGAGCTGTTCGAGGCCGCGGGCGAGTCGTACGCCGTCGCGAACGCCGACGACGCCGCGAAGGCCGCCGCGGACGCCGTGCTCGACGCGTCGAACGCGGACGGCTTCCTCGAAGCGACGCGGCGAATCCGCGGCGAGTAG
- a CDS encoding 5'-deoxyadenosine deaminase: MTLLCADAVVCDAERVVSDGAVVVEGDRVAAVGDRGELADAYPDHERVECDLLAPGLVGAHVHSVQSLGRGIADDEELLDWLFDHVLPMEASMGADEMRAAADLAYLELIESGTTTAVDHLSVAHADEAFEAAADAGVRALMGKVLMDKDSPDGLIEDTDHALAETERLVEEYDGIRDGRIRYAVTPRFAVSCTEECLRGCRDIADEYGVRIHTHASENRGEIETVEDETGMRNVHWLDEVGLTGEDVVLAHCVWTDETEREVLAETGTHVTHCPSSNMKLASGVAPVRDYLDRGINVALGNDGPPCNNTLDAFTEMRQASLLGKVEELDPTAIPARTVFEMATRNGAEAAGFETVGKLREGWTADIVGLATDNARSTPIHDPYSHLAFAAHGDDVTLTMVDGEVLYREGEHVRLDDAGIRERAREFAEAY; the protein is encoded by the coding sequence ATGACGCTACTGTGCGCCGACGCGGTCGTCTGCGACGCCGAGCGGGTCGTCAGCGACGGGGCTGTCGTCGTGGAGGGCGACCGCGTCGCGGCCGTCGGCGACCGCGGCGAGCTGGCGGACGCGTACCCGGACCACGAGCGCGTCGAGTGCGACCTGCTCGCGCCGGGGCTGGTCGGCGCGCACGTCCACTCCGTGCAGAGTCTCGGGCGCGGCATCGCCGACGACGAGGAGCTACTGGACTGGCTGTTCGACCACGTGCTCCCGATGGAGGCGTCGATGGGCGCCGACGAGATGCGCGCGGCCGCCGACCTCGCGTACCTCGAACTGATCGAGTCGGGGACGACGACGGCCGTCGACCACCTCTCGGTCGCGCACGCCGACGAGGCGTTCGAGGCCGCGGCGGACGCCGGCGTGCGCGCGCTGATGGGGAAGGTCCTGATGGACAAGGACTCCCCGGACGGCCTCATCGAGGATACGGACCACGCGCTCGCGGAGACCGAACGGCTCGTCGAAGAGTACGACGGCATCCGCGACGGCCGCATCCGGTACGCCGTCACCCCTCGGTTCGCCGTCTCGTGCACGGAGGAGTGCCTGCGTGGCTGCCGGGATATCGCCGACGAGTACGGCGTGCGCATCCACACGCACGCCAGCGAGAACCGCGGCGAGATCGAGACCGTCGAGGACGAGACGGGGATGCGGAACGTCCACTGGCTCGACGAAGTCGGGCTGACGGGGGAGGACGTCGTGCTCGCGCACTGCGTGTGGACCGACGAGACCGAGCGCGAGGTGCTCGCCGAGACGGGCACGCACGTCACGCACTGCCCGTCCTCGAACATGAAGCTCGCGTCCGGCGTCGCGCCCGTCCGCGACTACCTCGACCGCGGCATCAACGTCGCGCTCGGCAACGACGGCCCGCCCTGTAACAACACGCTGGACGCGTTCACGGAGATGCGCCAGGCCAGCCTCCTCGGGAAGGTCGAGGAGCTCGACCCGACCGCGATTCCCGCGCGCACCGTCTTCGAGATGGCGACCCGGAACGGCGCGGAAGCCGCGGGCTTCGAGACCGTCGGCAAACTCCGGGAGGGATGGACCGCCGATATCGTCGGCCTCGCGACGGACAACGCGCGGTCGACGCCGATTCACGACCCGTACTCCCACCTCGCGTTCGCGGCCCACGGCGACGACGTGACGCTCACGATGGTCGACGGCGAGGTGCTCTACCGCGAGGGCGAGCACGTCCGCCTCGACGACGCGGGCATCCGCGAGCGCGCACGGGAGTTCGCCGAAGCGTACTGA
- a CDS encoding enoyl-CoA hydratase-related protein: MRADTRDGVRYLTLDRPEAKNALTAEDAAALADELDVLDPDEHDAAVLRGEGDAFCAGGDVASMADKDLDAREYYEHLAATFGRLTEAAMESRVPLVARVDGDAVGAGLSLAALADFAYAVPDARFSCAFVRVGLVPDTGGSFLLPHLVGLRQAKRLAFTAEFVDAAEAADLGLVNRAVPESELDDAVDELLDVLRARPTRTVGAIRQAFHDNLGREWDDALDHENLLQSQLSDTAEHEEGVAAFLDGREPEF, encoded by the coding sequence ATGCGCGCAGACACCCGAGACGGAGTCCGGTACCTCACGCTCGACCGACCCGAGGCGAAGAACGCACTCACGGCCGAGGACGCCGCCGCGCTCGCCGACGAACTGGACGTCCTCGACCCCGACGAGCACGACGCGGCCGTGCTGCGCGGCGAGGGCGACGCGTTCTGTGCGGGCGGCGACGTCGCTTCGATGGCCGACAAGGATCTGGACGCCCGCGAGTACTACGAGCACCTCGCGGCGACGTTCGGCCGCCTCACCGAGGCCGCCATGGAGTCCCGCGTCCCGCTCGTCGCGCGCGTCGACGGCGACGCGGTCGGCGCGGGGCTCTCGCTCGCCGCGCTCGCGGACTTCGCGTACGCCGTCCCCGACGCCCGCTTCTCGTGTGCGTTCGTCCGCGTCGGCCTCGTCCCCGACACCGGCGGGAGCTTCCTCCTCCCGCACCTCGTCGGCCTCCGTCAGGCCAAGCGCCTCGCGTTCACCGCGGAGTTCGTGGACGCCGCGGAAGCCGCGGACCTCGGGCTCGTGAATCGCGCGGTCCCGGAGTCCGAACTCGACGACGCCGTCGACGAACTGCTCGACGTCTTACGTGCGCGGCCGACTCGGACTGTCGGCGCGATTCGGCAGGCGTTCCACGACAATCTCGGCCGCGAGTGGGACGACGCCCTCGACCACGAGAACCTCCTCCAGAGCCAGCTGTCCGACACCGCCGAGCACGAGGAGGGCGTCGCCGCGTTCCTCGACGGCCGCGAACCCGAGTTCTGA
- a CDS encoding helix-turn-helix domain-containing protein, with protein sequence MGVIAEFTFRHPGLPLMPSLEESGVCLDVEQAVAEDPDEPVLFVWAFDGDLDDFEVAVEDDDTVDDAALVEDAGDRRLYRVEISDATPVTLYPIDDRMEASRLGVTSSADGVDARLRFPDRESLSTFQPRAEARGVDVTLRGVYSDSAPVYGDQNGLSAKQREALVTAVEMGYYDVPREASLSEVADELGVSAQAVSERLRRGVAAFVRTAFDQ encoded by the coding sequence GTGGGGGTCATCGCCGAATTCACGTTCCGTCACCCGGGGCTGCCGCTGATGCCGTCCCTCGAAGAGAGCGGCGTCTGCCTCGACGTCGAGCAGGCCGTCGCCGAGGACCCCGACGAGCCCGTGCTGTTCGTGTGGGCGTTCGACGGCGACCTCGACGACTTCGAGGTCGCCGTCGAGGACGACGACACAGTCGACGACGCCGCACTCGTCGAGGACGCCGGCGACCGGCGGCTCTACCGCGTGGAAATCAGCGACGCGACGCCCGTCACCCTGTACCCCATCGACGACCGCATGGAGGCCTCGCGGCTCGGCGTCACGTCGTCGGCGGACGGCGTCGACGCGCGCCTGCGCTTCCCGGACCGCGAGAGCCTCTCGACGTTCCAGCCGCGTGCCGAGGCCCGCGGCGTCGACGTCACGCTGCGCGGCGTCTACAGCGACTCCGCGCCCGTCTACGGCGACCAGAACGGGCTCTCCGCGAAGCAGCGCGAGGCGCTCGTCACCGCCGTCGAGATGGGGTACTACGACGTCCCCCGGGAGGCGTCCCTGTCCGAGGTCGCCGACGAGCTCGGCGTCTCCGCGCAGGCGGTCAGCGAGCGCCTCCGCCGCGGCGTCGCCGCGTTCGTCCGGACCGCGTTCGACCAGTAG
- a CDS encoding MATE family efflux transporter, with protein sequence MVPNPFSRLLREIGLALARLGLISEERARRTSELAWPRIVTGVARMSKSAADVAMVGVALGSAAIAGVGFAGPFWGAAFSLGGGLAAGTIALVSQRFSAEAYDELGQAIRSSTALVFAATLPVAALFYLFPAQLIGLMTNDPVAIQYGADYLRVLAFGVPFAGLNLVGSRALIGADDAWTAMVLRAGGAVVNVGLNAVFIFVLGWGVAGAALGTVVSNVVVVAAFVAGITRGRLPLVGPFPVTISPVGRYWDRETCRDVVTIGLPVVGRNSVWTGARFPLLAFVGLLGSEVVAAYVVTRRIWGIMNAPGWGFGLAASSLVGQELGQGDETTAESYGREIVVFSVATYALFAALVAVFARDIVVLFVDDPTSGSVPIAVGMVYAASLAIVPQGVTSAVAGALDATGDTRWPFYSRVFGMFGLAIPLVYLGATTSLGILGVYLAFFGETVAPAVINYYRFATGKWKAISRGYRPEAAADD encoded by the coding sequence GTGGTCCCGAACCCGTTCAGCCGCCTGCTCCGCGAAATCGGGCTCGCGCTGGCGCGCCTCGGCCTCATCTCCGAGGAGCGCGCCCGCCGCACGTCCGAGCTCGCGTGGCCGCGCATCGTCACCGGCGTCGCGCGCATGTCCAAGAGCGCCGCGGACGTCGCGATGGTGGGCGTGGCGCTCGGGAGCGCCGCCATCGCCGGCGTCGGGTTCGCGGGCCCGTTCTGGGGTGCCGCGTTCAGTCTCGGCGGCGGCCTCGCCGCGGGCACCATCGCGCTCGTCTCCCAGCGGTTCAGCGCCGAAGCCTACGACGAACTCGGGCAGGCCATCCGGTCGAGCACCGCGCTCGTGTTCGCCGCGACGCTCCCCGTCGCCGCGCTGTTCTACCTCTTCCCCGCGCAGCTCATCGGCCTGATGACGAACGACCCGGTCGCTATTCAGTACGGCGCGGACTACCTCCGCGTGCTCGCGTTCGGCGTGCCGTTCGCCGGGCTCAACCTCGTCGGCAGCCGCGCGCTCATCGGCGCCGACGACGCGTGGACCGCGATGGTGCTGCGCGCGGGCGGCGCCGTCGTCAACGTCGGCCTGAACGCCGTGTTCATCTTCGTGCTCGGGTGGGGCGTCGCGGGCGCCGCGCTCGGCACCGTCGTCAGCAACGTCGTCGTCGTCGCGGCGTTCGTCGCCGGCATCACGCGCGGCCGCCTCCCGCTCGTCGGCCCGTTCCCCGTCACCATCTCTCCGGTGGGCCGGTACTGGGACCGCGAGACGTGCCGGGACGTCGTCACCATCGGTCTCCCCGTCGTCGGCCGGAACTCCGTCTGGACGGGCGCGCGCTTCCCGCTGCTCGCGTTCGTCGGCCTGCTCGGCTCCGAGGTGGTCGCGGCGTACGTCGTCACGCGGCGCATCTGGGGCATCATGAACGCCCCCGGGTGGGGATTCGGCCTCGCCGCGTCCAGCCTCGTCGGGCAGGAGCTCGGCCAGGGCGACGAAACCACTGCGGAGTCCTACGGCCGCGAGATCGTCGTGTTCTCCGTCGCCACGTACGCGCTGTTCGCCGCGCTCGTCGCCGTCTTCGCCCGCGACATCGTCGTGCTGTTCGTCGACGACCCCACCTCCGGGAGCGTCCCCATCGCCGTCGGGATGGTGTACGCGGCGTCGCTGGCAATCGTCCCGCAGGGCGTCACGAGCGCCGTCGCGGGCGCGCTCGACGCCACCGGCGACACCCGCTGGCCGTTCTACAGCCGCGTGTTCGGGATGTTCGGGCTCGCCATTCCCCTGGTGTACCTCGGCGCGACCACGAGTCTCGGCATCCTCGGGGTCTACCTCGCGTTCTTCGGCGAGACGGTCGCGCCCGCCGTCATCAACTACTACCGGTTCGCCACCGGCAAGTGGAAGGCCATCAGCCGCGGGTACCGGCCCGAAGCCGCCGCCGACGACTGA
- a CDS encoding Xaa-Pro peptidase family protein, translated as MSAFEERTRRCQQRLRERGAGGVVLFPSQNCYYLGGFSEEPGERHLFLFVPAEGDPAFVAPELYDEQLREATWVEDVRLWSDAEDPTGLVAETAADLGMADGELLVDPTMWARFTQDLRAALPDATWGLADEVLGPLRVRKDDAELDALRSAADAADAAMNDVRDLGADAIGMTERELAEFAADRLAAHGGDGTSFETIVGSGPNGAKPHHHRADREVERGDPVVFDFGTRVDGYPSDQTRTIVFAGDPPAAFERVHDVVREAQQAAVDAVEPGVPAEDVDAAAREVIEDAGYGDEFIHRTGHGVGLDVHEEPYVVGGNDRPLEGGMVFSIEPGVYLDGEFGVRIEDLVAVTADGCERLNDTDRGWRV; from the coding sequence ATGAGCGCCTTCGAGGAGCGCACGCGCCGCTGCCAGCAGCGCCTCCGGGAGCGCGGCGCCGGCGGCGTCGTCCTGTTCCCGAGCCAGAACTGCTACTACCTCGGCGGGTTCAGCGAGGAGCCCGGCGAGCGCCACCTGTTCCTGTTCGTGCCCGCGGAGGGCGACCCGGCGTTCGTCGCGCCCGAGCTGTACGACGAGCAGCTCCGCGAGGCGACGTGGGTCGAGGACGTCCGGCTCTGGAGCGACGCCGAGGACCCCACCGGACTCGTCGCCGAGACCGCCGCCGACCTCGGGATGGCCGACGGCGAACTGCTCGTGGACCCGACGATGTGGGCGCGCTTCACGCAGGACCTCCGCGCTGCGCTCCCGGACGCGACGTGGGGGCTCGCGGACGAGGTGCTCGGGCCGCTGCGCGTGCGGAAGGACGACGCCGAACTGGACGCGCTCCGTAGCGCCGCCGACGCCGCGGACGCCGCGATGAACGACGTCCGTGACCTCGGTGCAGACGCTATCGGGATGACCGAGCGCGAACTCGCGGAGTTCGCCGCGGACCGCCTCGCCGCGCACGGCGGCGACGGGACGTCCTTCGAGACCATCGTCGGCAGCGGCCCGAACGGCGCGAAGCCACACCACCACCGCGCGGACCGCGAAGTCGAGCGCGGCGACCCGGTCGTCTTCGACTTCGGGACGCGCGTCGACGGCTACCCGAGCGACCAGACGCGGACGATCGTCTTCGCTGGAGACCCGCCCGCGGCGTTCGAACGCGTCCACGACGTCGTCCGCGAGGCACAGCAGGCCGCCGTCGACGCGGTCGAACCCGGCGTCCCCGCCGAGGACGTCGATGCCGCTGCGCGGGAGGTCATCGAGGACGCCGGCTACGGCGACGAATTCATCCACCGCACCGGACACGGCGTCGGGCTCGACGTCCACGAGGAGCCGTACGTCGTCGGGGGCAACGACCGCCCGCTGGAGGGAGGGATGGTGTTCTCGATCGAGCCCGGCGTCTACCTCGACGGCGAGTTCGGCGTCCGCATCGAGGACCTCGTCGCCGTCACCGCCGACGGCTGCGAGCGCCTCAACGACACTGACCGCGGCTGGCGCGTGTAA
- a CDS encoding bacterio-opsin activator domain-containing protein, translating into MDTDHAAFAELDFETDDASYPSVRLSRALNCRLELLEFVRTDDGPVSFVRLFDNSADDLADRATGLDAGVDGLAVVGDEVIARFSPSESVVETLALHGVLTQSATTGDGVARVTAVLSGSTDPRRAVEAVRDAHPSVSLVGKRHRDVVAPLVTQAGARSLFDDLLTDRQWEAVRLAYERGYFDEPRACSQTELADAMDISQKTFSQHLGAAQRKLLGVVFDQ; encoded by the coding sequence ATGGACACCGACCACGCCGCGTTCGCCGAACTCGACTTCGAGACGGACGACGCGTCGTACCCGTCGGTCCGGCTCTCGCGGGCGCTGAACTGCCGGCTGGAACTGCTGGAGTTCGTGCGGACCGACGACGGCCCGGTGTCGTTCGTGCGGCTGTTCGACAACTCCGCCGACGACCTCGCCGACCGCGCGACCGGCCTCGACGCCGGCGTGGACGGCCTCGCGGTCGTCGGCGACGAGGTGATCGCGCGGTTCTCGCCGTCCGAATCCGTCGTCGAGACGCTGGCCCTGCACGGTGTGCTCACGCAGTCCGCGACCACCGGCGACGGCGTCGCTCGCGTCACCGCGGTGCTGTCCGGGAGCACCGACCCGCGGCGGGCCGTCGAGGCCGTCCGGGACGCCCACCCGTCGGTGTCGCTCGTCGGGAAGCGCCACCGCGACGTCGTCGCACCGCTCGTCACGCAGGCGGGCGCGCGGTCGCTGTTCGACGACCTGCTGACCGACCGCCAGTGGGAGGCGGTGCGGCTCGCCTACGAGCGGGGCTACTTCGACGAGCCGCGGGCGTGCTCGCAGACCGAGCTCGCGGACGCGATGGACATCTCCCAGAAGACGTTCAGCCAGCACCTGGGGGCCGCCCAGCGGAAGCTCCTCGGCGTCGTGTTCGACCAGTAA